A window of Massilia sp. NR 4-1 genomic DNA:
AAACCCTGGTCGCCATGTTCAATCCCTTGCCCGCCATCGCCTTGCTGCCGCTGGCCATGCTGTGGCTGGGATTGGGCCAGGCCAGCCTGTCCTTTGTGCTGATCCATGCCGTGCTTTGGCCGCTGGCGCTGGCTACCGGCAGCGGTTTCCAGAGCGTGCCGGAAACCTTGCGCATGGCGGGCCGCAATTATGGCTTGCGCGGTCTGCCCTTTGTGGTGCAGATCCTGATTCCGGCCGCCGCGCCCAGCATCCTGTCCGGCCTGAAAATTAGCTGGGCCTTTGCCTGGCGTACCCTGATCGCGGCGGAGCTGATCTTCGGCGCGTCGGCGGGGCAGGGCGGCTTGGGTTGGTATATCTTCCAGAACCGCAATGAGCTGTATACCGACAAGGTGTTCGCCGGACTGGCGGCCGTCATCCTGATTGGCCTGCTGGCCGAGAACCTCGTCTTCGCCACGCTGGAGCGCATTACCGTGCGGCGCTGGGGCATGCAGCGCTAGCCCATTCTCGATAGCTGGCGCGCTTCTTGCTCAATCCGAAGCATGAGCCGCCATCTACGCATCCTCGTCATCCATCCGCCCGCCGAAAGCGAGGCTTCGCTGCGCGCGCACGCCCTGCATGCGGGGCTGAAGGAGGCCGGTTACCAGATCATCGCCTCGCTGCCGGCCGACCTGCACCTTCCCGCACAGATCGCGCGCCTGCAGCCCGACATGATCATCATCGACGCCGAATCGGATGCGCGCGACGTCCTTGAGCACATCGTGCTCGCCACGCGCGACGAGCGCCGCCCCATCGTCATGTTCACCGAAGATGAGGACACGGCCGCCATGGAAGCCGCGCTGGAAGCGGGCGTCAGCGCCTATATCGTAGCCGGCCTGCAGGCGGAGCGCATCAAGCCGGTGCTGAATGTGGCGCTGGCACGCTTCCGCCACGAGCAGAAGCTGCGCGACGAGCTGGAAAGCACCCGGCACAAACTGGCCGAGCGTAAGGTGATCGACCGCGCCAAGGGTTTGCTCATGCTGCGCCATGGGCTGAGCGAGGACCAGGCATACCAGAAGCTGCGCACGCTGGCGATGAACAAGAACCTGAAGCTGGCGGAAGTGGCCCAGCGCATTCTCGATGTGGAGGATCTGCTGGGTTGAGGCGTGCACGCATTTGGTGCGCCCGCCACGCTGGAGTGATTATGCAGAAAATACAAGTAGAGAAAGAGACTGTCCGCATCGGCTTCAACCCGCTGAGCGATTGCGCCTCCGTGGTCATGGCCGCGGTGCTGGGCTTCGACCGCAAATACGGCATCCGCATCGTGCCGCGCAAGGAATCCTCCTGGTCGGCCGTGCGCGACAAGCTGCTCGGCGGCGAGCTGGATGCGGCCCACGCGCTATATGGCATGGTGTACGGCACCCAGCTCGGCATCGGCTCGCCGCGCAAGGATATGGCAGTGTTGATGAACCTGAACCGCAACGGCCAGGCCATCACCCTGTCGTCCGCGCTGGCGCGGCAGGGCGCGGTGGATGGTGCCACGCTGGCGCAACTGATGCGCTCCAGCGCGCGCCGCTTCAGCTTTGCCCAGACCTTCCCCACCGGCACCCATTCCATGTGGCTCTACTACTGGCTGGCGGCACACGGCATCCATCCGCAGCGCGACGCGCGCACCATCACCATTCCGCCCGCGCAGATGGTGGCGAATCTGGCGGGCGGCCATATCGACGGCTTCTGCGCCGGGGAGCCGTGGAACCAGCGCGCCGTGATGGATGGCGTGGGCGTCACCATCGCCACCAGCCAGCAGATCTGGTCAAACCATCCGGAGAAGGTGCTGGCCGCCAGCGCCGATTTTGTCCAGGCCAACCCCAATACCTGCCGCGCCATGGTCGCCGCCGTTCTGGAGGCCAGCCGCTGGATCGATGCCAGTGCCGCCAATCGCATGGCCATGGCCGAAATCATCTCCGCTCCGCATTACGTCAACACCGGCAAGGAGGCGATCTGCGAGCGCATCCTCGGCCATTACGACAATGGTATGGGCCAGCGCTGGGAAGATCCCGACTGCCTGCGCTTCCACCAGGAGG
This region includes:
- a CDS encoding ANTAR domain-containing response regulator, which gives rise to MSRHLRILVIHPPAESEASLRAHALHAGLKEAGYQIIASLPADLHLPAQIARLQPDMIIIDAESDARDVLEHIVLATRDERRPIVMFTEDEDTAAMEAALEAGVSAYIVAGLQAERIKPVLNVALARFRHEQKLRDELESTRHKLAERKVIDRAKGLLMLRHGLSEDQAYQKLRTLAMNKNLKLAEVAQRILDVEDLLG
- a CDS encoding CmpA/NrtA family ABC transporter substrate-binding protein; this encodes MQKIQVEKETVRIGFNPLSDCASVVMAAVLGFDRKYGIRIVPRKESSWSAVRDKLLGGELDAAHALYGMVYGTQLGIGSPRKDMAVLMNLNRNGQAITLSSALARQGAVDGATLAQLMRSSARRFSFAQTFPTGTHSMWLYYWLAAHGIHPQRDARTITIPPAQMVANLAGGHIDGFCAGEPWNQRAVMDGVGVTIATSQQIWSNHPEKVLAASADFVQANPNTCRAMVAAVLEASRWIDASAANRMAMAEIISAPHYVNTGKEAICERILGHYDNGMGQRWEDPDCLRFHQEGAANLPYLSDGMWFMTQFRRWGLLKTEPDYLAVAQSVQRLALYREAAEMAEVAAPMAMLRCSTLMDGTVWDGSDPARYAASFPLSAA